CACGCTTATGAGTTGTTCACCTCCACACAAAAAGCAAGGAGGCTCCGAGAAGACGCGGCTTAAGAGAAACAGCCCTTAGTTCATcaacaacaccaacacaagCTGTTCCCTTTGTCTCTATGGGAAGAGGTTCAGCTTTGCTTATCGGTAAACAGACTCGTCGACGCGGCCGACAGGAGGCCTCCTCAGCCATTAGCGTCCACTGAGCCGCTCACAGGCCAGGAAACTGTAAACTTTACTAATTAATTAGCAGCCATCACTGTGTGCTCAGGCGGGAGAAGAGTGTACACTGACATTTCTCTCGCTGAAGTAGCAATTAAGTTGGGAAAAGGTCTAAAGTCGGGTTCTGTGGTCTCAGTATGGAAATTAAAAAGCCCATTAAAAGCTAGAAACACAGCGAAGCAGAGGTAATTATTCAACATAAGCTTCATGTCGCTCTGCTCCCAAAACTGTTTTTACACATGAACAACAAATGTTATGTTTTCAAAGCAACATCAGAAAAGTGACCCGGGCAACAGTTAGACTGGAAACGAATCAGCTGAAGGAAGAACCACataaacaacaactacaacctAGTCTTCAGTCTGGGAAGAGTTTGGTAACAACCTGTGGGTACGTTCTCTGGTTCTAGAGCTAGCGAATGTCTGCGGGTCAGGAAATGTAGCTAAATAAAATGGGAACTAGGAGCATTCAGGGTTCTGCTCTGTTTAACAACCCACAAAGACATGGAAGGGCTCATCATTCATGACAGCTTCCACTTGAGTCAGACTTTACTAAACTGCCAAACACTACATTAATACAAGAGCAGAACTATGTAGAGCTGTTCTAACATGGAGCCGTTCTAACATATGTAGAGCTTTACTAATGTAGAGTATGTAGAGCTGTCCTAACATTTGTAGAGCTGTACTAATGTATGTAGAGCTGTTCTAATATAGGTAGAGCTGTTCTAACCTAGATCTGTTCTAACATATGTAGAGCTTTACTAACGTATGTAGAGCCCTTGTAACGTATGTAGAGCCGTTCTAACGTATGTAGAGCTGTTCTAACATAGAGCCGTTCTAACGTATGTAGAGCTGTACTAACGTATGTAGAGCCGTTCCAACGTATGTAGAGCCTTTGTAACGAATGTAGAGCTGTTCTAACATAGAGCTGTTCTAACATATGTAGAACTGTACTAACATTTGTAGAGCTGTTCTAACATATGTAGAGCTGTTCTAACATATGTAGAGCCGTTCTAGCGTATATAGAGCTGTTTTAACACATGTAGAGCTGTTCTAACATAGAGCCGTTCTAACGTATGTAGAGCCGTTCCAACGTATGTAGAGCCTTTGTAACGAATGTAGAGCTGTTCTAACGTATGTAGAGCCGTACTAACATATGTAGAGCTGTACTAACATATGTAAAGCCGTTCTAACGTATATAGAGCCGCTCTAACATATGTAGAGCTGTTCTAACCTAGATCTGTTCTAACATATGTAGAGCTTTACTAACGTATGTAGAGCCCTTCTAACGTATGTAGAGCCGTTCTAACGTATGTAGAGCCCTTGTAACGTATGTAGAGCCGTTCTAACGTATGTAGAGCTGTTCTAACATAGAGCCGTTCTAACGTATGTAGAGCCGTTCCAACGTATGTAGAGCCTTTGTAACGAATGTAGAGCTGTTCTAACATAGAGCCGTACTAACGTATGTAGAGCTGTACTAACTAATGTATAGCCGTTCTAACATATGTAGAGCTGTTCTAACATATGTAAAGCTGTACTAACGAATGTATAGCCGTTCTAACGTATGTAGAGCTGTTCTAACATATGTAGAGCTGTACTAACATATGTAGAGCTGTACTACCATATGTAGAGCTGTTCTGACATATGTAGAGCCGTTCTAACGTATATAGAGCCGTTTTAACACATGTAGAGCTGTTCTAACATAGAGCTGTTCTAACGTATGTAGAGCTGTACTAACATATGTAGAGCCGTTCTAACATATGTAGAGCTGTTCTAACATAGAACTGTTCTAACATATGTAGAGCTGTACTAACATATGTAGAGCTGTTCTAACATATGTAGAGCTGTTCTAACATATGTAGAGCCGTTCTAACGTATATAGAGCCGTTTTAACACATGTAGAGCTGTTCTAACATAGAGCTATTCTAACGTATGTAGAGCCGTACTAACGTATGTAGAGCTGTACTAACATATGTAGAGCCGTTCTAACGTATATAGATCCGCTCTAACATATGTAGAGCTGTTCTAACATAGAGCTGTTCTAACATATGTAGAGCTGTACTAACATATGTAGAGCTGTTCTAACATATGTAGAGCTGTTCTAACATATGTAGAGCCGTTTTAACACATGTAGAGCTGTTCTAACATAGAGCTGTTCTAATGTATGTAGAGCTGTACTAACATATGTAGAGCCGTTCTAACGTATATAGATCCGCTCTAACATATGTAGACCTGTTCTAACATAGAGCTGTTCTAATGTATGTAGAGCTGTACTAACATATGTAGAGCCGTTCTAACGTATATAGAGCCGCTCTAACATATGTAGAGCTGTTCTAAAATAGAGTTGTTCTAACGTATGTAGAGCCGTTCTGACGTAGGTAGAGCCGCTCTAGTCTAACACTAAAACAGGCTCCAAACGTTTCATCAGTACTGAAGAAGTTAAGACGGTATAACCAGAGTAAAGCTGCAGGTTCTGATCGAGTTCCTGTGTTCGAGGCCTTGAGGTTTCTGTTAAACGCACATGAAGGCAGCAGGTGAACAGAACTATGCAAAACAGTGGGAAGTCAAGACAGTAAAGTTCTGCTGCTCAACAGTTTGGCGATTCACCTAGAATCATTTCACTGTTTGTATGATTCTGATGAAGAATTGAAACGTTTATTTACATTAGGTCCAGATGAAACGGAGCCGTTGTAAATGAGAAGGAAGCCGACCCATTAGTGTAAGCATCAGTCATGTGGCACAAACTGggaggtttgttttttttccacctttGGAGGTCAAACAACAATGTTTAAagaagcaagaaaaaaacaaaaaacaacaacagctttttCATTTTGACTCAGCATTTTGCTCTGACATGTAGACATGATCAtatagaaacacagaaacaagatGCGTATTTGTTGTTTTGGGGCTCGTGTTCTCTTGGCGTCAAATATGAATCCATCAtttactactgtacatatgtgaGTTAATTCACCCATGAGCAGTTACGTTTAAAATCTACTTCTAGGAACTATGAGGTGGTGAAGCTTCCTGTTGACGCTGAAGCTGAAGGGAGATGgtgcttttgttgttgctgtggagcaggagctCAGTCTCACAGCTCGCTCACCCTCTCGCTCagcgtctccagctcctgctcctggtAGCGCTCCATGCTCTGGCCCAGGTCGCGGGGCCCGTTGCCCGGGTGCGGTGGGTAGTCCAGGCCGCTGAGCTGAGCGTGGTGGTGCCAGCGCAGGTCGTCGCTCTCGTGGGTGATGTAGCGCTCGTTCATGCGGGACTCCAGGCTCCGCAGGTCCAGCCACATCTGGTAGTCCTGGGCAGGAGACACAGAGTGAGCAGGCGGCTGCACAGGCCTCCTGGGAGACACTCGGACGCTGCCTCACCTGCAGCCAGGGGTGACTCAGGGTCTTGTCCACACTGTACCGCTTCCTCATGTTGACTTGCAGAAGGTTGTTAATTAAGTCAATTGCTGTGggcaaaaagacaaacaagcacATGAGAATGGAATGAGCGGGAAACAGCAGAGGTAAAGAGAAGGTCGGGCGtccgggggagggaggggcagcAGGATGCAGGGCTGACCCCTCCTGTGGTGAAGGGCCAGTCGGGCTAATGAGCAAAGCTAACATGATGTTAACATTTCTTCAGGGGTCAGCGGTCTGAACAGCTCTGGGACCCGAGGGCCCCGCGGGTCTATAGGGCCCCGGTCCTTTCATTGTGCACATGAATGGAGCAGCCCTCAAACAGACAGGCCCCTCCTCAAGCCGTGCGCTCCCGTCTCCACGAGTCACGTGACGACGCACAGCTCCGAGTCCAGCCCAGtctcacacagtgtgtgagtgagagtgagtggTGTTTACAAGGTTTTAAATGAAGAACAGTAGATTCTCGTGCAGCTGCAATGTTCACTTAGACATAATGAACCATGAGCTGTGCTACCGCTTCAGTTTGGCTCCAATTTTCAGCTCATTTCACTGCTTATTAAATGTTAAGTGCTCTATGGAAGCACGTTCAGGAGCCGTGATCTCAGAGCTGAAGCTTCCAGTGAAGCTCTTTTGTTCCTGTGAAGTAATAAGACAACAAGCTGAAGGAGGACCTATAGTCATGTTAACAGTTGCCATGGTTGCAGGTGAGTGACTGATTCAAATGTTGCCTTCACTGACACTTTGACTAAAATGAACACATGATTGTCATGATGACACCTGCCCACAGCTACACTCACCATGCAGGTTGTGGTGGTCCTACATATTAAAGCGTCTTCACTGTGAATGTGGACTCTACACAAATCGAGTCTCCTTCGATCGATAAGATTTGCTGACGCAGGTTTTCTGCCAGTCATTTCATCCTCCTGTGGTTTGACAGGAGTGACTCACGTTTAGTCGGAAACGCCGCCGGAGTGGCTCTGGCAgcgtggggggagggagggaggtgaaggGCTCTTCAGGGAAGCAGCCGAgcagcgagcgagtgagtcagGCCGCTCTAAATATGCCTCGTAGTTCACAGGACAAGtccagccaacacacacaggcagacacatttAGAGACAATGACGACAAcatgagtcacagcagcagagaaaggctCAATCCTCAGCATGTCGGAGGAAACAACCGTCACCTctgcccaacacacacaaagcgtgGCTCAAAGGTTCGTGGTGGAGGATGGCTCGGACTGAAAGAAGAGAAACTGTAAAACGTCTTCAGGTTCCTGCATCATTAAAGAGGAGGTAGTGTGGAAGGCAGCATGTATGTGATGGTGGTTATGGAAACAGAAAGTTGGACCTGGTCAAGGAGAGTCCTCATCTGCGACGCACTGCACCCACCTTCCTGGGAGACCTTCTTCCAGGGATGAGGGGGGTACATGAAGGCAGCGTTCTGGATCTGATCGTTAATATCTTCATCTTCATTGAACGGAAACGTCCCgctgaggctgcagagacaggtggaacaCGTCACATCCTGCAGCTACGGCCCATCGAGCATCCCCTGGTTTCCCATCATGCTCCTCTGCTCTCACCTAACGTAGATGATGACTCCCACCGACCACATGTCCAGAGAGCGGTTGTAGCCTTTGTTCCTCAGCACCTCGGGGGCCAGATACGCCGGCGTTCCGACCACCGAGCGCCGGAACGACTTCTCCCCAATGATGCGAGCGAAGCCAAAGTCGCAGAGCTTCACCTGCAGAGAGACCAGAGGGTTGTAACGGAGCAGAGCCTCGTCTGCCAGCTCAGCACAACTACAAGCAGAACTCCTCAGAAGACCTCAGGGCTCATTCCATCCCAGCAGCTCAGCGCTAACACTGCTTTCAGCGTTCTGGCCTCCAAACGTTCCTCATTTCATCCCTCTCGCTCAGCAAACGCACTGGGACAAAACCATTACAAAACATTCTTTGCTGTTCTGATACTGGGAGGTCATGAatacacagaaaccaggagaaaacacaaacacgccggATTAGTGTCAGTGTGACTATTAGCAGCTTTCTGCAATTTTCTGTCTCCCCTCCAGAAATAGTTGTTTGTGTCAGACGGACTAACTGTTAACTCTAATGATGCATCAGGCCGCCTGCTCTAACACGCTTCACTTACTGCTGGAACTGCTGCTCTCAAACCAGGACACACATCATTACTAATGATCTGGTGCCTCTACCTGTGGGAAGGAGTCAGCGGACGCCAGCAGCACGTTTTCAGGTTTCAGATCACAGTGGACGATGTTCTTGAAGTGAAGATGGCGTAAAGCGACCAGGATCTGAGGATCCAAAGCAGAGTGAGCAGGAGAAAGCAGGAGAaagcaggaggcgctgctccAGCGCTCTGCACAGGCGCAACCTCACCTGTGTCACCAGGAACTTGGTGATCCTCTCCGGCAGTCGTCCTTTCtcactggacaggatcatctcCAGCATGTCTCCATGGAGCTTCTCCATGACGACGAACACCCGGTCCGGGGTCTCAAACATGCAGTCCAGGTTGACTATGCCCGGGTGGTGCAGACTCTGGAACGACAGGGAGGTCTGCTTGTTTACTGCCTCACCTGTGTCACCTGCTAATGATGACTCAGGGAGCTCCTGCCGATGTGTGGAAGCAGCTGACAGGTTGTGGtctacatgttttattttggcttGAGCTTGTTGCTGTTTAACTCAGAAGTTCTGGGTAAAATCTAAAGCTCCGTAACTCTTCCATTAGAACACAGCAGACACGCAagtgagcaggtgtgtgttgcAGCAGAAGCATCTGCAGGTTGAGCAGCGCTGGAATATTACAGGATGTCACACCCCCACAGTGTTGCCACGGTAATGAAGTCAGTCACGACAGGACGTCTCACTCACTGCCAACAGGCTCTGAGCAGcaccgcatgtgtgtgtgtgtgtgtgtgtgtgtgtgtgtgtgtgtacctgcaggATGGCCACTTCGTTGCGCAGCTGACTCTCCTGTTTGGTGGGGAAGCGAAGTTTGTCTATGATCTTGATGGCGACGTCGCGTCCAGACTTCCTGTGTTTACCTAAGAACAACAGGAAGAAGTTCGATTGACGGCCAGCAGCTACACCTCCATCACATCCTGGATGTCTGCTAAATGTGTGGCTCTACCTCCGTAAACGATGCCAAACTGTCCGGAGCCTAGAACTTCGTCTGGGAAGATCTGATACACGGAGTTGATATCCTgaagaacaacaacacagttcACGACAAGTCTGACTCAGCAAAGAGTCCAATTACTGACATAGCTGTGATCAGGAAAGGAGGGTCTGCGGACCCAGAAGTGCCTGTTCTGAACAGTCCGGTCCAGATGAACCACACCAAGtcctcagcagcacagcagtaatttattattacaatatgtATTAAGTAAAAACACCCTGGTTGATTCCGAAGCCACATTCAGCATTTAGAGGAAGGAATATTGATGAATGGGAGCtgaaatcagaatcagaagctTTACCTCAGGAACCAGGAGCAAAACACTTCCACATTCAAACTACCTCCAGGTTTTTAAAGAACAATCAGACAAAGTCACAGCCTTTTCAAGCTTTTCAACTTCTGAACCTTTGAGAATCGGGTCCGATTCTGAAATCTGCTACAGCTGCAGTAGAAGAAGTAAAGACAGGTTGACAGAAAGTGGGTCCAACAAGAAAAGTGAATTGGATCAATTCATCATCTGGCGGAGGAGCTTTCAAAAAGGCTTTTGCGAAGGACGGCCTACTGTGCACCTCCCTGAGTGGAACTACAGCGCGTCAGGGATCTGCCACAGCCTTGACACGAAAACTACAAAATATTTTCTCCTTCATTTGTCTGCAATCACGTCTCCCTGTTCTCCCCCGTTAGCTGACAGCCTAATATCACACCTCAAGCAAAGAGGACAGAAATACAATATTATAgccctcctccccttccctgAGCGCGCTGCCTAATTACCATCCGTCGCCATGGAAACCCGAGCTGAGTGAGTAATCACAGTAATCTCCATTTGAGGTGCGTGAAGATGTGCTCACCTTGGAGACGGCGAGGTGCACGTCTGCATGGAAATGGGACTGGATGTTCGGAGCGCTTCCCATTTACATGAGGAGAGTTTGCAGACATTTGAGCCGCATGTAAATCTTTATGATGTAAATGTACACAGTGCTTGAAACGCGGCGAGCTGGGACATAATTAGAGGACGCGTCCTCGTCGAATGAGAACGTGTCCTCTAATTATTGcaaatgaatgtaaatgaagaAGTGCAAGCCCCGAGGAGCCGATGGAGGGGAAGTTTGGGAGAACCCACCTCACTCTGTATTCAGCTCAGACGCAGCCGACCGTGGTTGGTTTCAGCTCCCTGCAGGTGCCGGTGCCGTAAAACATCCTGATCCAACTAATGTTTATTTATGCTACAAGGCGTCTGAAGGAAACTAATATCAGCCCATGTATCATTATCTGTAGCAGTGAAGCAACACGAGCCGCCCACCCACACACCCATTCACCAGCCAGACCTTGGCAACCTCGCTTCCACTGTGGCCTCAGCTAAACAAACCAGTGAGCACATCTAGCTGCAGCTCTGATACATGAGGTTGCTGGCGGCTTCAGTCCCGTACGACTTTTCACCAGCATTACACCTGCGCTTTCTTGTTTTCTTACCACGTTCTCCTGGATCTGGCAGTTGGAGACAGAAATACTGATGGAAACTTCCTCTGTTGATaagagacaaacaaaaccagagttTAAAAGAGAGGAAAGTGTCCAGAGTGGATCCTGATGAATCATCACTGTGTCATCACTTTTAGTCCAGATGATTCACATTGGACTTGGATTTGGATTTGGCTCACACTTTGGTTCATTGTAGCTTTGTTGAAGTGCGTTAACCTATTAATGTGTGTAGCAGTAATACGTGTTGTACATGTGAAGCCTTCTGGCAGCTGAGACGAGTGTATTTTCTCCACAGGtgaacacacagtcagagcagctACTGAAACCACAGTCGAGTGTTAGTCACGATGGCTTTGACGTCAGTGAAGGTCTGAAATATCTCCGATGGCTTCTGTGTGGGCGTCGATGGCGCAGAGGGGATGTGAGAGTCTGCAGGAGaattcagcagcaacaggagcgtTGATACCTGCGCTGGACTCCatcacaggcaggaaggagctggagccaCAGCTGCCGTTCTGCACACGCACCTGAACGCGCTCACGCACAACAAGCGCGGCCACATTTGCTCTTACTGTGTCCGCTGCGGTGGAAGCTGTGGGACACTCCCGTGGAAACGGCCGGCATCAGCGCGTGCTGGATGGCCATCTCCCACATCCGAGCCACATCCTGGCCCACGCCGCTGATCTGAGGTCAGACAGAACAAACACGTGAGCGCAGGGCTGCAGGACCGTGACCGTGCGGCGCCGCTGATCCgaccaggatgctgctgctgctcagcgccgACGACTCGGCTCGCTGCAGGTTCTCTCCTACGTAGTAAACCAGCGAGAGCGTGGCGATCTCAAAGCAGTGAGGGTTGGCTCCGTCAGGGAGCAAAGAGAACGTCTGGGCTGGTTCCAGAGACAAGACCTCCGACAGAGGGAtctcctgcagacacagggGGAGGAGGTTCTGTTTCCTGCAGTTTTCGCTGCAGTTTACAgtcagacacaacacaacaactcaCCTTGTAGTATTTACTTCCTGTGTCGGTCTGAAACAGTGTGATGCATTTACTGTCCAGCCGCCAGTAGTGTCTTTTCCTCTGAAACACAGATCAGGAAACCAAAGAACTGTTGCTCTAAGCTGAAATATGCTGAGtgtccactttattaggtacgccTGTAGGGCCTaatgcagcagctctgttgACGATGGTTCTGAGTACAGACATGCAAACAGGTACCAGGGTGTCCTTGTTGGTGTAGTGGACCATCCAGCCCTCCTTCATCACgttgctgctcttcctcttggCATGTTTCACAGACTGCACCACTCGCATAAGTGGGATGTTGTTACTGGTGGttgggctgcaggaggaggatcaGTGCAGAGGCTCAGCTCTGTGTTCACCTCTTTAAAGGACACAGATGCACATGTCTTTCTCTACCTGATGGCTCGGTTGGACTCGTCCAGGTCGGGGTCGTGCAGGTCACAGAAGTCGCTGGGCCCTGCGTCGTCCATGTCGTCCATCAGCCCGCCGCCTCTGTCGATGTCATGGTCGTCAAGGCAACCCTCCACCATGACCACGTCTGACTCCGCCCCCGGGCTCAGGAGCTCTACAGCACAAGAGAAAAAAGGATGGCGGCTGGATCTGTTTTAGGCCGTCAGCGCGTTGGGTTCATATTTGTGAGTCACGGGTGAAAGTAACGTGTGTAAACCTGCCTCCATTTTTAGAAAC
Above is a window of Betta splendens chromosome 22, fBetSpl5.4, whole genome shotgun sequence DNA encoding:
- the prkd1 gene encoding serine/threonine-protein kinase D1 isoform X2, with the protein product MSAPPLIRAPSPLPFAGGTTISSSGTAGGGGGGGGGGGGVISFHIQIGLSREPVLLDAAELSLSQVREVACSIVDQKLPECGFYGMYEKILLFRHDQTSENMLQLLRSASQIQEGDLVEAVLSASATVEDFQIRPHCLFVHSYRAPAFCDHCGEMLWGLVRQGLKCEGCGLNYHKRCAFKIPNNCSGVRRRRPSNVSLTGGLVNLGRPLSAEPSPPHYTDDALLSPVSPSMEKNQLEYFPGRERRSSSQSYVGRPIELDKILLSKVKVPHTFLIHSYTRPTVCQHCKKLLKGLFRQGLQCKDCKFNCHKRCAPKVPNNCLGEVSKNGELLSPGAESDVVMVEGCLDDHDIDRGGGLMDDMDDAGPSDFCDLHDPDLDESNRAISPTTSNNIPLMRVVQSVKHAKRKSSNVMKEGWMVHYTNKDTLRKRHYWRLDSKCITLFQTDTGSKYYKEIPLSEVLSLEPAQTFSLLPDGANPHCFEIATLSLVYYVGENLQRAESSALSSSSILISGVGQDVARMWEMAIQHALMPAVSTGVSHSFHRSGHKEVSISISVSNCQIQENVDINSVYQIFPDEVLGSGQFGIVYGGKHRKSGRDVAIKIIDKLRFPTKQESQLRNEVAILQSLHHPGIVNLDCMFETPDRVFVVMEKLHGDMLEMILSSEKGRLPERITKFLVTQILVALRHLHFKNIVHCDLKPENVLLASADSFPQVKLCDFGFARIIGEKSFRRSVVGTPAYLAPEVLRNKGYNRSLDMWSVGVIIYVSLSGTFPFNEDEDINDQIQNAAFMYPPHPWKKVSQEAIDLINNLLQVNMRKRYSVDKTLSHPWLQDYQMWLDLRSLESRMNERYITHESDDLRWHHHAQLSGLDYPPHPGNGPRDLGQSMERYQEQELETLSERVSEL
- the prkd1 gene encoding serine/threonine-protein kinase D1 isoform X1; its protein translation is MSAPPLIRAPSPLPFAGGTTISSSGTAGGGGGGGGGGGGVISFHIQIGLSREPVLLDAAELSLSQVREVACSIVDQKLPECGFYGMYEKILLFRHDQTSENMLQLLRSASQIQEGDLVEAVLSASATVEDFQIRPHCLFVHSYRAPAFCDHCGEMLWGLVRQGLKCEGCGLNYHKRCAFKIPNNCSGVRRRRPSNVSLTGGLVNLGRPLSAEPSPPHYTDDALLSPVSPSMEQKNQLEYFPGRERRSSSQSYVGRPIELDKILLSKVKVPHTFLIHSYTRPTVCQHCKKLLKGLFRQGLQCKDCKFNCHKRCAPKVPNNCLGEVSKNGELLSPGAESDVVMVEGCLDDHDIDRGGGLMDDMDDAGPSDFCDLHDPDLDESNRAISPTTSNNIPLMRVVQSVKHAKRKSSNVMKEGWMVHYTNKDTLRKRHYWRLDSKCITLFQTDTGSKYYKEIPLSEVLSLEPAQTFSLLPDGANPHCFEIATLSLVYYVGENLQRAESSALSSSSILISGVGQDVARMWEMAIQHALMPAVSTGVSHSFHRSGHKEVSISISVSNCQIQENVDINSVYQIFPDEVLGSGQFGIVYGGKHRKSGRDVAIKIIDKLRFPTKQESQLRNEVAILQSLHHPGIVNLDCMFETPDRVFVVMEKLHGDMLEMILSSEKGRLPERITKFLVTQILVALRHLHFKNIVHCDLKPENVLLASADSFPQVKLCDFGFARIIGEKSFRRSVVGTPAYLAPEVLRNKGYNRSLDMWSVGVIIYVSLSGTFPFNEDEDINDQIQNAAFMYPPHPWKKVSQEAIDLINNLLQVNMRKRYSVDKTLSHPWLQDYQMWLDLRSLESRMNERYITHESDDLRWHHHAQLSGLDYPPHPGNGPRDLGQSMERYQEQELETLSERVSEL